Genomic segment of Streptomyces alboniger:
GGCATCGTATGGCAGGACGAGTCGGCGCCCGCCGAGCTGACGGTGCGTGAGACCGTGCGGCACTTCGCGCGCTACTACCCGCGGCCGCGCGACCCCGAAGAGGTGATCGCGCTGGTGGGCCTCGAAGAGAAGGCGGCACGTCGCGTCAAGGGGCTCTCGGGCGGTCAGCGGCGGCGGCTCGACGTGGCCCTCGGGGTGATCGGCGGCCCGGAGCTGCTGCTCCTCGACGAGCCGACGACGGGCTTCGACCCGGCCGCGCGACGGCAGTTCTGGGACCTGATCCGCGCGCTCGCCGACGAGGGCACCACCATCGTGCTCACCACGCACTACCTGGAGGAGGCCGAAGCCCTCGCCCACCGGCTCGCCGTGATCGCGAAGGGCAAGGTGGTCGCCGAGGGCGAACCCGCCGCCCTGCGCCGCCGGTACGGCTCCGGGGCCACCGTCGAGTGGACCGACCGGGACGGGACGCCGCGCGGCGAGCACACCGAGACGCCGACCCGCACGGTCGCCGACCTCACGCGCCGTTTCGGCGGCGAGATCCCGGACCTGCGGATCACCCGCCCCACGCTGGAGGACGTCTACCTCCGGCTGACCGGACAGGAGGACACCCGATGACCTCGGCGACCACCACAGGCGTACGTTCCACCGCCACCGCCACCGCACGGCTGCCCGGCGCCTGGGGACTCGGCCTGGCGCAGGGCGTCCTGGAGCTGAGGCAGTTCTTCCGCCAGCGCGAGCAGGTCGTCTTCACGTTCGCCTTCCCGATCGTCTTCCTCTTCCTCTTCGCGTC
This window contains:
- a CDS encoding ABC transporter ATP-binding protein, producing the protein MTAHTDELAVDVRGLRKRYDEVTAVDGVDLAIRPGEVFGILGPNGAGKSTTVEILQGNRARDGGDVTVLGTDPAAAGRAWRSRVGIVWQDESAPAELTVRETVRHFARYYPRPRDPEEVIALVGLEEKAARRVKGLSGGQRRRLDVALGVIGGPELLLLDEPTTGFDPAARRQFWDLIRALADEGTTIVLTTHYLEEAEALAHRLAVIAKGKVVAEGEPAALRRRYGSGATVEWTDRDGTPRGEHTETPTRTVADLTRRFGGEIPDLRITRPTLEDVYLRLTGQEDTR